In Hemicordylus capensis ecotype Gifberg chromosome 3, rHemCap1.1.pri, whole genome shotgun sequence, one DNA window encodes the following:
- the IL18BP gene encoding interleukin-18-binding protein has translation MKTSPATGLLRLRGAGCCLFLAWLVFSGVCFQGTDSTATLRAKISPLQCRPSLGQKLCVPCKGFTAFPESGIMYWLANGSFVDELYPSGAVRETDTVEKAAGKVLRLERTLIFRSFTWRDWHTNFECIIVDPAGLARKMITWMRPAKSTRDTEGSAEAEDPK, from the exons GTCTGCTGCGTCTGAGGGgggctggctgctgcctcttcctggcCTGGCTGGTCTTCAGCGGCGTCTGCTTCCAAGGGACAG ATTCAACTGCAACGCTGCGTGCAAAAATATCTCCACTCCAGTGCAGGCCTTCCTTGG GGCAGAAGCTCTGTGTCCCGTGCAAGGGCTTCACCGCCTTCCCAGAGAGTGGCATCATGTACTGGCTGGCCAACGGCTCTTTCGTGGACGAGCTGTACCCAAGCGGAGCAGTCAGAGAGACGGACACCGT AGAAAAAGCCGCGGGCAAAGTCCTCCGTCTGGAACGGACCCTCATCTTCCGCTCCTTCACGTGGAGGGACTGGCACACAAACTTTGAGTGCATCATTGTTGACCCAGCAGGCCTTGCCCGGAAGATGATCACCTGGATGCGGCCAGCCAAATCCACAAGAGATACCGAAGGGAGCGCAGAGGCAGAAGACCCCAAGTAG